A window from Physeter macrocephalus isolate SW-GA chromosome 11, ASM283717v5, whole genome shotgun sequence encodes these proteins:
- the LOC102974036 gene encoding ATP synthase subunit g, mitochondrial-like yields the protein MAQFVCNLMEKALMLGNAAVTYSKPRLATFWHYAKVEWFLQPLLRSLQLAIQSLKNIINSAQTGSFKQLTVKEALLNGLVANEVWMWFYVGKIIGKHGIIGYDV from the coding sequence ATGGCCCAGTTTGTCTGTAACCTCATGGAGAAGGCCCTGATGCTGGGCAACGCTGCCGTGACATACTCGAAGCCTCGATTGGCCACATTTTGGCACTATGCTAAGGTTGAGTGGTTCCTCCAACCCCTGCTGAGATCCCTACAGCTAGCTATTCAGAGCTTGAAAAACATTATCAATAGTGCTCAAACTGGTAGCTTCAAACAGCTCACAGTTAAGGAAGCTCTACTGAATGGTTTGGTGGCCAATGAGGTGTGGATGTGGTTTTATGTTGGCAAGATCATAGGCAAGCATGGCATAATTGGCTATGATGTTTGA